GGGGAGCGATGACGCAGAGCCAGGAGAACTGCCTATCTGACAATCACCGGTTGACCTGCGAGCGACGGGGAGGCGATTACGACGGAAAGTCTATAGCCATAGGCTATTTTCAAATTGTCCTTTTTAAGGATACCGAAAATAGTGCTGGGAAGATAGGTTTCTTTTGTGATCAACTTTTACGGCGGCAGGCCGGTTGATGGCAAAGGAAACCTATTTTTATTTGACTTAAGACAAAGACAAAAAGGAGAGAAGAGATACGCATGTTTACATTTACTGAAGAGCAGGAAATGCTTCGCCGTGCCGTACGTGAGTTTGTGGAAGCGGAAGTGGCTCCTAAAGCACAGGAATGGGATGAGCAGGATCATTGTCCGGCAGAACTGTTTCCTCTGCTAGGCGATATGGGGATAACCGGGATTTTTGTGCCGGAAACGTATGGCGGCGTAGGCTTGGGCTACGTGGAGCGGGTTATCTGCCTGGAAGAACTGGCCCGCCACTGTGCCGGTCTGGCGATTACGGTGATGGCCCATCAACTGTGCATGGGCGGTGTCATGAACTATGCCACAGAAGAGCAAAAGCAAAAGTATCTGCCTGATTTGGCCAGAGGCAGAAAAATCGGGGCGCTGTCACTGACGGAGGCTACCGGCGGTTCTAATTTCATGGGACAGACAGCTAATGGGGAATGGAAAGACGGTCAGTGGGTGCTCAATGGCCGTAAGTGTTTTATCACCAATGCCCACCTTGCCGATCTTGACCTGTGGACGGTTGTTACCGGGAAAAATGCCAAAGGCCGGCCTGAACTAAGTGCCTTCCTGATTGACCGGGGAACGCCGGGGCATACGCCGGGAAGAGCCGAACACAAACTGGGCATGCGCTCGTCTAACACCGGTGATGTAAGCTGCGTCAATGTCCGGGTGGATTCTTCCCAAATGCTCGATCAACGGGGCAAAGGTGCCAAAGTGGCACTGAGCACCATTCAGGAAGTAGGCCGTGCCGGCATGAGTGCCATTAGTCTGGGGATTCTGCGTGGCTGTCTGGAGGAATCGGTCCGGTTCTCCAATGAGCGGATTATCTATGGCAAGCCGCTGCACCACATGACCAATATCCAGTTTGCCCTGGCGGAAAACCGGCTGGATTATGAGACGGCCCGTTTGCTGACCTATCGGGCTGCGTCCATGAAGGACAAAGGCGTCCCTTGTTCTGCCGAGTTTGCCATGGCCAAATATGCGGCTACCGAAGGAGCAATCCGGGCGGCAAAACGGACCATTGATCTCATGGGCGGTTATGGCGTGATTAATGAATATCCCGTAGGGAGATATTTAAGAGACGCCCTGGCCGGTTCGACTGCCGGCGGGACTTCAGATGTCCTGAAAGTGGTCATTGCCGGTGAAACGGTGAAACAGTAGTTCCCTGGAAGCTTAATTTATATCAGGCATAAGGAGAGATTGTTATGGGACTAAACATAGCGGTGTGTATCAAATCGGTACCCGATCCGGCTTATTACGATAAGATCAGCATTGATCCTAAGACGAAAACTATTACCCGTAAAGGAATTCCGGCCATTATCAGCCCGGGAGATAAGCACGCTTTGGAAGCGGCTCTGCAGTTAAAGGATCAATATGGCGGTACAGTTACCGTCATTGGCATGGCGCCGCCGGAAGCAAAAAAGGAATTATATGAAGCGCTGGCCATGGGGGCTGATGAGGCCGTGCTGTTAAGCGACCGGGCTTTTGCCGGTGCCGACACGCTGGCTACTTCGTACACACTGGCTCAAGGGCTGAAAAGAAGCGGCGACTTTGATATGGTGCTGACGGGAACGGAGAGCGCCGACGGCGCTACCTCCCAGGTACCGGCCCAGTTGGCTGAGTGTCTGGAACTGCCCCATTTGTGGAATGTGAAAGAGTTTTCCCTGACTGAGCAGCGTCAAATACAGGCGAAGGTGAAGCTGGATGCGGCTACCGGCGAATATCTTGTTACTTTGCCAGCGGTACTGGCCATTGCCCGGGAAGCAAATAAACCGCGCTATATCAACGCTTTCGGCATTGTTAAGGCCAGGGGCAAAAAACTGACTGTGCTGGATAACCGGGAACTGCAGGCAGACGAGAAAAAAATCGGCCAAAAGGGTTCGCCAACCTGGCCGGGTGATATTTTTATCGCTTCCCTGTCGCGTAGAGGTCAGGCCCTGACCGGTACACCGGAAGAAATTGCTGCCGGTTTAATTGAAAAAATACGTGCTGCCGGGATCAATCCGGTTGCTGCGAAGGAGGCGTAAATAATGACGCAGAGCTATCAGCGGGAAGATTATCACGGCATATGGGTTATCGCCGAACAGGATGGTGACCGGGTCAACCACGTGAGTCTGGAGCTTTTAACCAAAGCCAGAGAATTAAAAGAACAGGGCAAGCTTACCGAACCGGTAACTGCCGTGCTGCTGGGAACCAATCTGGCCAAATTTCCGGCCAAACTGGCCGAAGCCGGCGCGGAAGCCGTGATTGTTGTGGATCATAGCGCATTACGCTATTTCCAGAATGAAACCTATGCCTTGGTGCTTAAAGAACTGGTGGGGGCAAGAAAACCGGCAATCGTTCTGATGGGCGCCACGGCAGCCGGTTCTGATTTGGCGCCTACCTTGGGCGCTAAATTGTGGACCGGCGTAGCCGCTCACTGCGTGGATATGAAATTAAACGATGAAGGTAATTTGGTGGCCGTGGTGCCGGCTTTTGGCGGCAAAGTATTGGGCGACATTCTGTGTCCCGAACTCCGGCCGCAAATGGCAACTGTTCGTCCCGGCATTTTGGGCAAAGCGCTTTGCTTCCCCCATGAGAACTATCAGATAGAACATTATGATCCCTCGTCTGCCTTGACTAAGGACAAAGGCCTGGTACGGGCGCTGGGCATCAGCTATGAACCGGTGCAGGGCGTTCCATTGGAAGAAGCGGACGTGGTAGTGGCCGGCGGTTTTGGCGCAGCTACCGAAGAAAACTGGCAGTTGGTGGAAACGCTGGCCAGCTTGCTGGGCGGCGCCGTGGGCTGCACCAGACCGCCCCTGGATGAAGGCTGGGCCAGGGATTATCAGATGATCGGCACCAGCGGCAAATCGGTTCGTCCCAAAGTATATATCGGCGTAGGCATCTCCGGCGCCACCCACCATGTTTGCGGGATGAAGGACGCCGGGCTGGTTATTTCCATCAATAAAGATGAAAAGGCTCCTATCTTCGAAGTGTCCGATATTCGTGTTATTGCCGATGCCGCGACTATTCTGCCGCTGGTTATTGAAAGCTTGCAAAAAAATGATGAAGATGAGGTCTGCAAGCTTGCCTGATGCCGACTAAGGAGGGGGAAAAGACATGCAGTTTGAGCTGAGCAAGGAACAAGAAGCATGGCGCCGGTTGAGTCAGAAGTTTGCTGTGAAATATATTGCTCCTACCGTTCAGGAACGGGATGAGGCGGAGGAGTTTTCCCGCTCTTTGTATGATGAGCTGGGACTGCTGGGGCTTACCGGGATTTGTTTTCCGGAAAAGTATGGCGGTCGTGGCGGCGATTGCCTCAGCTATATCCTGGCGGCAGAAGAATTGGCCAAGGTGGATGACAGCCTGGCGGTGTCACTTTCAGCTTCCGTTATGCTTTGCCAATGGCCGCTTTACCAATATGGCACGGAAGACCAAAAGGAACGTTATCTGAAACTGCTGGCGGAAGGCAAGAAGCTGGGGGCTTTTGCGCTGACCGAACCGCAGGCAGGTACTGATGCGGCCGGGCAGCAGACCACAGCCACCCGCCAGGGCGACGGCTACCGGCTGCGGGGCAATAAGATTTTCATTACCAATGGCGGTGAGGCGGAAACCTACGTCGTATTCGCCATGACTGATAAAAGCAAGGGAATCAAAGGCATCAGTGCTTTTATTCTGGAAAAGGGCATGCCTGGCTTTACCTTTGGTAAAACCGAACGAAAGCTGGGCATCCGCAGTTCGGTGACCAGGGAATTGATTTTCCAGGATGTCTATGTACCCGGGGAGAATTTGCTGGGAGCCGAAGGGCAGGGCTTTAAGATCGCCATGACGACGCTGGATGGCGGACGCGTCAGCGTGGCGGCTCAGGCGCTGGGGATCGCCCAGGCCGCGCTGGATTATGCGTTGGCCTATGCCAAGCAAAGAGAACAGTTTGGCAAACCGGTCGTTGCCAATCAGGGGATTTCCTTCTTATTAGCCGATATGGCGACGAGAGTGGAGGCGGCGCGGCTGCTTACTTATCAGGCGGCGGCCGCCAGAGACTTGGGGAAGTCCTGCGCCAAGGAGGCGGCGATGGCTAAGCTGTTTGCCTCCGACATTGCTATGGCGGCAGCTACTGATGCAGTGCAGATTTTTGGCGGCTATGGCTATCGGCGGGAATTTCCGGTGGAACGTCTGTTGCGCGATGCTAAAATCACCCAGATATTTGAGGGAACCAACCAGGTGCAGCGAATGGTTATTGCCGGTGCGCTGCTGAAAGACTGAAAGTACGACTTAATTATAAAACATACGTAAGGAGAGGATTTAAATGGAAGGAACTATAGACATTTTGATGGCGAAGGCCAAGGCGGCGCAGAGCGCCATTGAGGATTACACGCAGGAAGAGATCGATCAATTAGTAAGGGTCATTGGCCAGGTGGTCTATGACAATGCCGAAATGCTGGCGAGAGAAGCGGTAGACGAAACCGGGATGGGTGTCTATGAAGACAAAGTAGCTAAATGCCGGGGTAAATCGCAAACTATCTGGCACAACCTGAAGGATAAGAAATCAGTAGGCATTATTAAAGAGGAACCGGAAAAAGGTTTGCTTTATGTGGCGAAGCCTAAAGGCGTTATTGCTGCGATTACTCCAACCACCAACCCGGTTGTTACGCCTATGTGCAATGCCATGTTTGCCTTAAAGGGCCGGAATGTTATCATCGTGGCACCCCATCCCCGCTCGAAAAAATGTTCCGCTCATACGGTGAATTTAATGCGGAACGAGCTGAAAAAACTGGGTGCTCCGGAAGATTTGATCCAGGTGATTGAGGAGCCGACGATGGAGTTGACCCAGGAATTAATGAAGGCTGCCGACGTGGTGGTTGCCACCGGCGGTATGGGTCTGGTCAAAGCTGCTTATGCCAGCGGTAAACCGGCCTACGGCGTGGGCGCCGGCAATGTGCAGGTTATCGTCGACCGCGGTTATGATTATGATCAGGCGGCTAAGGATGTTATTGCGGGCCGTAAATTTGACAATGGGATTATTTGCTCCGGTGAACAATGCATTATTGCGCCGAAGGAAGATCATGTAGCTGTTATGGCCGCTTTTGAACGCAACGGCGCTTACTATATTCAGGATGAACCCACCGTTGATAAGTTTAGAAAAGTCATGTTCCCCGAAGGAAAAATCAATTCGGCGCTGGTTGGCAAGTCGGTGCAGTACATTGCTGATGCTGCCGGAGTCAGCGTGCCGGAAAATACGAAGATTATCGTTTTGAAACCGCAGGGACGGGGTACGGCAGATTTATTATGCAAGGAAAAAATGTTCCCCATTATGATCACCCTGCCCTACGATACCTTTGAAGAAGCGGTTGAAATCGCCAATACCAATCTGCTTTATGAGGGAGCCGGTCATACGGCGGCCATTCATTCCCATAATGAAGAGCATATCCGCCATGCCGGAGCTGTGCTGCCGATCAGCCGCCTGGTAGTCAATCAACCGTCTTCCACCGGTGCCGGCGGCAGCTTCTATAACGGCTTTAACCCGACGACCACATTGGGCTGCGGTTCCTGGGGCAATAACAGCATCTCTGAAAACCTGAACTATGAGCATTTGATTAATGTATCCCGTATCGGCTTTTTCATGAAAGATATTACCATTCCCACGGCCAAAGAAATCTGGGGCTAAAACAGAGGAGGTTGATAAACATGGTACCTTTTAGACTGGTTCCCCGTATCGCATTGCATTCGAGCTTTGCGGAATTTATTAAGGAATTTCAGCTTAGTGGAGAGGACTTAATTGTTACTAACGAATTTATTCAGACCGGCGTGAAACCGGCCGATTTGGCGGCCCGGGTTGTTTTTCAGGAACGGTTTGGTACAGGCGAACCTTCCAATGTGATGATGGACAGCATCTTTCAGGAAGCGCGTCGCCAGCCTTATAAACGGGTCATAGCCGTAGGCGGCGGTACGGTCATCGATGTGGCCAAGCTGTTGGCTTTGGGCGGCGGCGGCAGCACGGTGGATTATTTTGAAGGACGCATCCCGGTGGAAAAAGCCAGGGAACTGATTATTATCCCGACAACCTGCGGGACCGGCAGTGAAGTAACCAACATTGCCATTATGGAGATCAGAGAACAGAAAACCAAGAAAGGTCTGGCGACAGATGCGATTTTCGCCGACTATGCCGTTTTAATTCCGGAGCTCTTAGCGAGCCTGCCTTATCAGGTATTTGCCACCAGCTCGATCGACGCCCTGATTCACGCTACGGAATCGTTTGTGGCACCGGGATCAAATCCTCTGACCGAATTATATGCCATACAGGCCATTGCCATGATTCTGCAGGGGTATAAAACCATTGCTGCGGGAGGGAAGGACGCTCGGCGGGAGCTTATGGGCGACTTCCTGCTGGCCAGCACCTATGCCGGTATCGCCTTCGGCAATACCGGGGTTGGGGCGGTGCATGCCTTGTCCTATCCGCTGGGCGGCGTATATCACGTACCCCATGGCGAAGCCAATCAGCAGATGTTTACCACCATCTTCCGGGCCTATAAAGAGATCAAGCCCCAGGGCAAAATCGAAGCCTTGGAAGAAATCCTGTCGTACAACTTAGGAGTTCCTGCACGCGAAGTATGGCCGTCCTTTGACAGCCTGCTGGAGGCTATCCTGCCCAGAAAACCGCTCAAAGCATACGGTATGAGAGAGGAAGACATCACACTCTTTACCGACAGTGTCATAAAAAATCAGCAGCGGTTATTGAAAAACAATTATGTTCCTTTGTCCAGAGAGCAGATGATCGCCATTTACACCGAGTTGTACTAGATGCTATTAATGAACCTGTCGTTATGACGAATAGATTTTTCGTCTGGTACGGAGGTAAAGCCGCACAGGCTACTTCGAAGATTTTCTAACATGGCCGGACGAAAGAAGATCCGTCAGAACGTGCAGCGAGAATAAAATTTTTTACCCGGGGCGTGTCTTCAAACTAACGGAATGATCCAGATAGAAGACACGCCCGAAGGAACCACTGAAACAGACAAAAATAAGGAGGGTTTAACCATGGCGTTGAAAACACCGGAACAGTACGAGGAAAGTTTGCGTAAACTTAAACTTAAGGTATATCTGCAGGGAGAATTGGTGGAGAATCCGGTAGATCATCCAATTATCCGGCCGTCAATGAATTCGGTGAAAAAAACCTACGAACTTGCCCAGAAGCCGGAATATGCCGATCTGATGACGGCTGTATCACATTTGACGGGAGAAAAGGTCAACCGTTTTTGCCATTTGCATCAAAGTACCGGAGACTTGGTGAATAAAGTGAAGATGCAGCGTCTGCTGGGCCAGCAGACTGCGGCTTGCTTCCAGCGATGTGTGGGGATGGACGCGATCAATGCCGTGGACAGTGTGACCTTTGAGATGGACCAAAAATTAGGTACTGACTATCATGAACGGTTTAATCAGTTCTTGTTGAAAATGCAGCAGGAGGACTGGACGGTTGACGGGGCCATGACCGATCCCAAGGGTGACCGGAGTCTGTCCCCCAGTAAACAGGCCGATCCCGATCTCTATGTTCATGTTGTGGAAAAGCGTCAGGATGGCATTGTGGTACGCGGTGCCAAGGCACATCAAACAGGCGCGATCAATTCTCACTGGATTTTGGTTATGCCGACCATCGCCATGGGTAAGGACGACGCCGACTATGCGCTTTCCTTTGCCGCACCGGCTGATGCGGAAGGTATCTTTTATATCTATGGCCGCCAGTCCTGTGATACGCGGAAACTGGAAGGCGGCAAGATTGATGTAGGCAACCGTGAATTTGGCGGCCATGAAGCGTTGATGGTGTTTGATGATGTGTTTGTTCCCTGGGAAAACGTGTTCATGTGCGGTGAAACTGAATTTAGCGGTCTGTTGGTCGAGCGGTTTGCCGGTTACCACCGTCAAAGCTATGGCGGCTGTAAGGTTGGCGTAGGTGACGTCCTGATTGGGGCCGCCGCCGTGGCTGCCGAATATAACGGCGCGGCTAAAGCTTCCCATGTAAAAGATAAGCTGATTGAAATGACCCATTTGAATGAAACCTTATATGCCTGCGGCATTGCCTGCTCGGCGGAAGGCCATAAGACGGCATCAGGCAATTATCTGATCAACTTGCTGCTGGCCAATGTCTGTAAGCAGAATGTTACCCGCTATCCTTACGAAATCGCCAGACTGGCTGAAGACATTGCCGGCGGTCTGATGGTTACCATGCCGTCGGAAAAAGATTTGCATAATCCTGAAATTGGCAAAGTAGTGGAGAAATACTTTAAGGGTGTGTCTGATGTGCCGATGGAGCAGCGGATGCGGATTTTGCGTCTGGTGGAAAACCTTACCCTGGGCACGGCGGCGGTCGGCTACCGGACGGAATCGATGCATGGAGCCGGTTCACCCCAGGCTCAGCGCATCATGATTGCCCGCCAGGGTAATCTGGAGCAGAAAAAACAACTGGCTAAAGCCATCGCGGGAATTACTCAGGACAAGGCTAACTGAGATGAGTGAGAACGCTCTGGAGGATAAACTAAAGCAAATTATGGATGAAAAAGTTCGTCCTTTATTGGCCGCTCACCAAGGGAATATCCAGGTAGTGGATGTTAAAGCTGGCATCGTAACCGTAAGACTGACCGGGGCTTGTGCAACATGCCCCGGTTCCCGGTCTACGGTGGCCGATATCGTGGAAACGCAGATAAAAGAAGCCCTGCCGGAAATAAAGAAGGTCGTGCTGGTGGAGCAGTCGGTTAGTTCTGAACTGATTGCCGAGGCCTTACGGCTGCTGAGACATGAACGGTGAGGGTGGGGAAAGAGGGGAAACAGTCATGAAAACCTGGCAGGAAACGTATAAAAATAAAATTATGTCACCCCGGCAGGCAGTGCAGGCGGTTAAAAACGGTGACAGGATTGTGGTCGGTCATGCCTGCGGTGAGCCGACGGTATTGGTCGAGGCGCTCACCGAACGGGCGCCGGAATTGGCAGACGTGGAAATTGTTCACATGGTGGCGATGGGCGATGCTCCTTATGCCCGACCGGGCATGGAAAATAATTTCCGCCATAATGCCCTGTTTGTCGGAAAATCAACCAGAAAGGCTGTGGAAGAGCAGCGGGCCGACTATACTCCCTGCTTTTTTTCTGAAATACCGCGGCTGTTTAAGAATAATATTCTGCCTGTTGATGTAGTCCTGCTGCAAGTAACGCCGCCTGATGCAGAAGGTTATTGCAGCTACGGGATTTCCGCCGACTATACGGTAGCAGGAGCGGAATGCGCTAAAACGGTCATTGCCCAGGTTAACAGCCGGCTGCCCCGCACCGGCGGAGCCAGACTTCATATTCGTGATATTGATATTGTGGTGGCACAGGATGCGGAGCTGATTGAACTGCCGCCGCCGGTCATTGGCGAGGTGGAAAAAAGAATCGGTGAGCAAATTGCCAGTCTGGTATCGGATGGAGCGACGCTGCAATTGGGTATTGGCGCGATTCCTGATGCTGTTTTACTGTTTCTGGGCAATAAGAAGGAGCTGGGCATCCATTCCGAAATGTTTTCCGACGGTGTCGTGGCGCTGGCGGAAGCCGGAGTGATCACCAACCGGCAAAAGACCCTTAATCCCGGAAAATTCATTGCCACCTTTCTGATGGGAACGAGAAAGCTCTATGATTTTGTGCATAACAATCCGGCGGTGGAACTCCACCCTGCCGATTATACCAATGATCCCTTTGTCATTGCCCAGCATGACCGGATGATCTCCATTAATTCCGCTTTGCAGGTAGATCTGATGGGCCAGGTCAATGCGGAGATGATCGGCAGCAGGCAGTTTAGCGGTATTGGCGGTCAGATTGACTTTATCCGCGGCGCCGGTCGTTCCAAACAGGGTATCTCGATTATTGCATTGCCGGCGACGGCTGCCGGCGGGAAAATATCCCGCATTGCCTGTGCGCTGGATGAGGGAGCTGCCGTATCCACTTCGCGTAATGATGTGCACTATGTTGTTACCGAATACGGCATGGCCG
This Propionispora hippei DSM 15287 DNA region includes the following protein-coding sequences:
- a CDS encoding NifU family protein, producing the protein MSENALEDKLKQIMDEKVRPLLAAHQGNIQVVDVKAGIVTVRLTGACATCPGSRSTVADIVETQIKEALPEIKKVVLVEQSVSSELIAEALRLLRHER
- a CDS encoding acetyl-CoA hydrolase/transferase family protein, with the translated sequence MKTWQETYKNKIMSPRQAVQAVKNGDRIVVGHACGEPTVLVEALTERAPELADVEIVHMVAMGDAPYARPGMENNFRHNALFVGKSTRKAVEEQRADYTPCFFSEIPRLFKNNILPVDVVLLQVTPPDAEGYCSYGISADYTVAGAECAKTVIAQVNSRLPRTGGARLHIRDIDIVVAQDAELIELPPPVIGEVEKRIGEQIASLVSDGATLQLGIGAIPDAVLLFLGNKKELGIHSEMFSDGVVALAEAGVITNRQKTLNPGKFIATFLMGTRKLYDFVHNNPAVELHPADYTNDPFVIAQHDRMISINSALQVDLMGQVNAEMIGSRQFSGIGGQIDFIRGAGRSKQGISIIALPATAAGGKISRIACALDEGAAVSTSRNDVHYVVTEYGMADLRGKTLRQRAAALIAIAHPDFRAALTEQAKQKKLL
- a CDS encoding electron transfer flavoprotein subunit beta/FixA family protein, which gives rise to MGLNIAVCIKSVPDPAYYDKISIDPKTKTITRKGIPAIISPGDKHALEAALQLKDQYGGTVTVIGMAPPEAKKELYEALAMGADEAVLLSDRAFAGADTLATSYTLAQGLKRSGDFDMVLTGTESADGATSQVPAQLAECLELPHLWNVKEFSLTEQRQIQAKVKLDAATGEYLVTLPAVLAIAREANKPRYINAFGIVKARGKKLTVLDNRELQADEKKIGQKGSPTWPGDIFIASLSRRGQALTGTPEEIAAGLIEKIRAAGINPVAAKEA
- a CDS encoding 4-hydroxybutyrate dehydrogenase — protein: MVPFRLVPRIALHSSFAEFIKEFQLSGEDLIVTNEFIQTGVKPADLAARVVFQERFGTGEPSNVMMDSIFQEARRQPYKRVIAVGGGTVIDVAKLLALGGGGSTVDYFEGRIPVEKARELIIIPTTCGTGSEVTNIAIMEIREQKTKKGLATDAIFADYAVLIPELLASLPYQVFATSSIDALIHATESFVAPGSNPLTELYAIQAIAMILQGYKTIAAGGKDARRELMGDFLLASTYAGIAFGNTGVGAVHALSYPLGGVYHVPHGEANQQMFTTIFRAYKEIKPQGKIEALEEILSYNLGVPAREVWPSFDSLLEAILPRKPLKAYGMREEDITLFTDSVIKNQQRLLKNNYVPLSREQMIAIYTELY
- a CDS encoding electron transfer flavoprotein subunit alpha/FixB family protein; its protein translation is MTQSYQREDYHGIWVIAEQDGDRVNHVSLELLTKARELKEQGKLTEPVTAVLLGTNLAKFPAKLAEAGAEAVIVVDHSALRYFQNETYALVLKELVGARKPAIVLMGATAAGSDLAPTLGAKLWTGVAAHCVDMKLNDEGNLVAVVPAFGGKVLGDILCPELRPQMATVRPGILGKALCFPHENYQIEHYDPSSALTKDKGLVRALGISYEPVQGVPLEEADVVVAGGFGAATEENWQLVETLASLLGGAVGCTRPPLDEGWARDYQMIGTSGKSVRPKVYIGVGISGATHHVCGMKDAGLVISINKDEKAPIFEVSDIRVIADAATILPLVIESLQKNDEDEVCKLA
- a CDS encoding acyl-CoA dehydrogenase family protein, giving the protein MQFELSKEQEAWRRLSQKFAVKYIAPTVQERDEAEEFSRSLYDELGLLGLTGICFPEKYGGRGGDCLSYILAAEELAKVDDSLAVSLSASVMLCQWPLYQYGTEDQKERYLKLLAEGKKLGAFALTEPQAGTDAAGQQTTATRQGDGYRLRGNKIFITNGGEAETYVVFAMTDKSKGIKGISAFILEKGMPGFTFGKTERKLGIRSSVTRELIFQDVYVPGENLLGAEGQGFKIAMTTLDGGRVSVAAQALGIAQAALDYALAYAKQREQFGKPVVANQGISFLLADMATRVEAARLLTYQAAAARDLGKSCAKEAAMAKLFASDIAMAAATDAVQIFGGYGYRREFPVERLLRDAKITQIFEGTNQVQRMVIAGALLKD
- a CDS encoding aldehyde dehydrogenase family protein, with translation MEGTIDILMAKAKAAQSAIEDYTQEEIDQLVRVIGQVVYDNAEMLAREAVDETGMGVYEDKVAKCRGKSQTIWHNLKDKKSVGIIKEEPEKGLLYVAKPKGVIAAITPTTNPVVTPMCNAMFALKGRNVIIVAPHPRSKKCSAHTVNLMRNELKKLGAPEDLIQVIEEPTMELTQELMKAADVVVATGGMGLVKAAYASGKPAYGVGAGNVQVIVDRGYDYDQAAKDVIAGRKFDNGIICSGEQCIIAPKEDHVAVMAAFERNGAYYIQDEPTVDKFRKVMFPEGKINSALVGKSVQYIADAAGVSVPENTKIIVLKPQGRGTADLLCKEKMFPIMITLPYDTFEEAVEIANTNLLYEGAGHTAAIHSHNEEHIRHAGAVLPISRLVVNQPSSTGAGGSFYNGFNPTTTLGCGSWGNNSISENLNYEHLINVSRIGFFMKDITIPTAKEIWG
- a CDS encoding 4-hydroxyphenylacetate 3-hydroxylase family protein gives rise to the protein MALKTPEQYEESLRKLKLKVYLQGELVENPVDHPIIRPSMNSVKKTYELAQKPEYADLMTAVSHLTGEKVNRFCHLHQSTGDLVNKVKMQRLLGQQTAACFQRCVGMDAINAVDSVTFEMDQKLGTDYHERFNQFLLKMQQEDWTVDGAMTDPKGDRSLSPSKQADPDLYVHVVEKRQDGIVVRGAKAHQTGAINSHWILVMPTIAMGKDDADYALSFAAPADAEGIFYIYGRQSCDTRKLEGGKIDVGNREFGGHEALMVFDDVFVPWENVFMCGETEFSGLLVERFAGYHRQSYGGCKVGVGDVLIGAAAVAAEYNGAAKASHVKDKLIEMTHLNETLYACGIACSAEGHKTASGNYLINLLLANVCKQNVTRYPYEIARLAEDIAGGLMVTMPSEKDLHNPEIGKVVEKYFKGVSDVPMEQRMRILRLVENLTLGTAAVGYRTESMHGAGSPQAQRIMIARQGNLEQKKQLAKAIAGITQDKAN
- a CDS encoding acyl-CoA dehydrogenase family protein; protein product: MFTFTEEQEMLRRAVREFVEAEVAPKAQEWDEQDHCPAELFPLLGDMGITGIFVPETYGGVGLGYVERVICLEELARHCAGLAITVMAHQLCMGGVMNYATEEQKQKYLPDLARGRKIGALSLTEATGGSNFMGQTANGEWKDGQWVLNGRKCFITNAHLADLDLWTVVTGKNAKGRPELSAFLIDRGTPGHTPGRAEHKLGMRSSNTGDVSCVNVRVDSSQMLDQRGKGAKVALSTIQEVGRAGMSAISLGILRGCLEESVRFSNERIIYGKPLHHMTNIQFALAENRLDYETARLLTYRAASMKDKGVPCSAEFAMAKYAATEGAIRAAKRTIDLMGGYGVINEYPVGRYLRDALAGSTAGGTSDVLKVVIAGETVKQ